A single genomic interval of Lynx canadensis isolate LIC74 chromosome A2, mLynCan4.pri.v2, whole genome shotgun sequence harbors:
- the CBLL1 gene encoding E3 ubiquitin-protein ligase Hakai isoform X2, giving the protein MDHTDNELQGTNSSGSLGGLDVRRRIPIKLISKQGNKAKTAPRTPRTINRMPAKAPPGDEGFDYNEEERYDCKGGELFGNQRRFPGHLFWDFQINILGEKDDTPVHFCDKCGLPIKIYGRMIPCKHVFCYDCAILHEKKGDKMCPGCSDPVQRIEQCTRGSLFMCSIVQGCKRTYLSQRDLQAHINHRHMRAGKPVPRASLENVHPPIAPPPAEIPDRFIMPPDKHHMSHIPPKQHIMMPPPPLQHVPHEHYNQPHEDIRAPPAELAMAPPPPRSVSQETFRISTRKHSNLITVPIQDDSNSGAREPPPPAPAPAHHHPEYQGQPVVSHPHHIMPPQQHYAPPPPPPPPISHPMPHPPQATGTPHLVYSQAPPPPMTSAPPPITPPPGHIIAQMPPYMNHPPPGPPPPQHGGPPVTAPPPHHYNPNSLPQFTEDQGTLSPPFTQPGGMSPGIWPAPRGPPPPPRMQGPPSQTPLPGPHHPDQTRYRPYYQ; this is encoded by the exons ACAATGAGTTACAAGGCACTAATAGTTCTGGATCATTGGGTGGTCTTGATGTTCGAAGACGAATTCCTATAAAGCTTATCTCCAAACAAGGGAACAAAGCCAAAACTGCACCTCGAACTCCAAGGACTATAAACAGGATGCCTGCAAAGGCTCCACCTGGTGATGAAG GATTTGATTATAATGAAGAAGAACGGTATGACTGTAAAGGGGGCGAACTGTTTGGAAATCAGCGAAGATTTCCTGGACACCTTTTTTGGGACTTCCag ATAAACATCTTAGGTGAAAAGGATGATACGCCAGTTCATTTCTGTGACAAGTGTGGATTGCCTATTAAAATCTATGGGCGAATG ATTCCGTGCAAGCATGTGTTTTGCTATGACTGTGcaattttacatgaaaaaaaaggagataagaTGTGTCCAGG CTGTAGTGATCCCGTTCAGCGGATCGAGCAGTGTACGCGAGGTTCTCTCTTCATGTGTAGCATTGTTCAAGGGTGCAAGAGAACCTACCTGTCTCAGAGAGACTTACAGGCGCATATCAACCACCGCCACATGAGAGCTGGAAAACCTGTTCCCCGTGCTTCACTTGAAAACGTCCATCCTCCTATCGCCCCACCACCAGCTGAAATCCCTGATCGTTTTATAATGCCGCCAGACAAGCACCACATGAGCCATATTCCACCAAAGCAGCACATCATGATGCCGCCACCTCCGTTGCAGCATGTGCCACATGAGCACTATAACCAGCCACACGAGGATATCCGTGCTCCGCCAGCAGAATTGGCCATGGCTCCACCTCCTCCTCGTTCGGTCAGTCAGGAAACCTTTCGTATTTCAACAAGAAAACACAGCAATTTAATAACTGTCCCTATTCAGGATGACTCCAATTCAGGTGCTAGAGAACCACCACCTCCTGCCCCAGCACCTGCTCACCACCATCCTGAATATCAGGGCCAACCAGTGGTCTCGCACCCTCATCATATTATGCCTCCACAGCAACATTacgcaccccccccacctcctccaccaccaATAAGCCATCCAATGCCACATCCTCCCCAGGCCACAGGGACTCCTCACTTGGTTTATAGCCAAGCTCCACCTCCACCAATGACCTCTGCTCCACCACCAATAACCCCTCCCCCCGGACATATTATTGCCCAGATGCCACCTTATATGAATCATCCTCCTCCAGGACCTCCCCCGCCTCAGCACGGCGGCCCACCTGTAACTGCACCCCCTCCTCACCATTATAATCCTAACTCTCTACCCCAGTTCACTGAAGATCAAGGAACTCTGAGCCCTCCATTTACACAACCAGGAGGAATGAGTCCTGGTATATGGCCTGCACCAAGagggccacctcctcctccacgaATGCAGGGTCCGCCTTCTCAAACCCCACTTCCTGGACCACATCATCCAGATCAGACAAGATATAGACCGTATTACCAATGA
- the CBLL1 gene encoding E3 ubiquitin-protein ligase Hakai isoform X1 — MDHTDNELQGTNSSGSLGGLDVRRRIPIKLISKQGNKAKTAPRTPRTINRMPAKAPPGDEEGFDYNEEERYDCKGGELFGNQRRFPGHLFWDFQINILGEKDDTPVHFCDKCGLPIKIYGRMIPCKHVFCYDCAILHEKKGDKMCPGCSDPVQRIEQCTRGSLFMCSIVQGCKRTYLSQRDLQAHINHRHMRAGKPVPRASLENVHPPIAPPPAEIPDRFIMPPDKHHMSHIPPKQHIMMPPPPLQHVPHEHYNQPHEDIRAPPAELAMAPPPPRSVSQETFRISTRKHSNLITVPIQDDSNSGAREPPPPAPAPAHHHPEYQGQPVVSHPHHIMPPQQHYAPPPPPPPPISHPMPHPPQATGTPHLVYSQAPPPPMTSAPPPITPPPGHIIAQMPPYMNHPPPGPPPPQHGGPPVTAPPPHHYNPNSLPQFTEDQGTLSPPFTQPGGMSPGIWPAPRGPPPPPRMQGPPSQTPLPGPHHPDQTRYRPYYQ, encoded by the exons ACAATGAGTTACAAGGCACTAATAGTTCTGGATCATTGGGTGGTCTTGATGTTCGAAGACGAATTCCTATAAAGCTTATCTCCAAACAAGGGAACAAAGCCAAAACTGCACCTCGAACTCCAAGGACTATAAACAGGATGCCTGCAAAGGCTCCACCTGGTGATGAAG aaGGATTTGATTATAATGAAGAAGAACGGTATGACTGTAAAGGGGGCGAACTGTTTGGAAATCAGCGAAGATTTCCTGGACACCTTTTTTGGGACTTCCag ATAAACATCTTAGGTGAAAAGGATGATACGCCAGTTCATTTCTGTGACAAGTGTGGATTGCCTATTAAAATCTATGGGCGAATG ATTCCGTGCAAGCATGTGTTTTGCTATGACTGTGcaattttacatgaaaaaaaaggagataagaTGTGTCCAGG CTGTAGTGATCCCGTTCAGCGGATCGAGCAGTGTACGCGAGGTTCTCTCTTCATGTGTAGCATTGTTCAAGGGTGCAAGAGAACCTACCTGTCTCAGAGAGACTTACAGGCGCATATCAACCACCGCCACATGAGAGCTGGAAAACCTGTTCCCCGTGCTTCACTTGAAAACGTCCATCCTCCTATCGCCCCACCACCAGCTGAAATCCCTGATCGTTTTATAATGCCGCCAGACAAGCACCACATGAGCCATATTCCACCAAAGCAGCACATCATGATGCCGCCACCTCCGTTGCAGCATGTGCCACATGAGCACTATAACCAGCCACACGAGGATATCCGTGCTCCGCCAGCAGAATTGGCCATGGCTCCACCTCCTCCTCGTTCGGTCAGTCAGGAAACCTTTCGTATTTCAACAAGAAAACACAGCAATTTAATAACTGTCCCTATTCAGGATGACTCCAATTCAGGTGCTAGAGAACCACCACCTCCTGCCCCAGCACCTGCTCACCACCATCCTGAATATCAGGGCCAACCAGTGGTCTCGCACCCTCATCATATTATGCCTCCACAGCAACATTacgcaccccccccacctcctccaccaccaATAAGCCATCCAATGCCACATCCTCCCCAGGCCACAGGGACTCCTCACTTGGTTTATAGCCAAGCTCCACCTCCACCAATGACCTCTGCTCCACCACCAATAACCCCTCCCCCCGGACATATTATTGCCCAGATGCCACCTTATATGAATCATCCTCCTCCAGGACCTCCCCCGCCTCAGCACGGCGGCCCACCTGTAACTGCACCCCCTCCTCACCATTATAATCCTAACTCTCTACCCCAGTTCACTGAAGATCAAGGAACTCTGAGCCCTCCATTTACACAACCAGGAGGAATGAGTCCTGGTATATGGCCTGCACCAAGagggccacctcctcctccacgaATGCAGGGTCCGCCTTCTCAAACCCCACTTCCTGGACCACATCATCCAGATCAGACAAGATATAGACCGTATTACCAATGA